The following is a genomic window from Elaeis guineensis isolate ETL-2024a chromosome 10, EG11, whole genome shotgun sequence.
AATTTTGTCATGACAGACTGATCCATGCTCAAGCTGATAAGCCAATCAGATGTCGATAAATGGCACactcttatttgatattttcaaattGCCTATCCAAGCAATGATGGCAAGAGATTTAGCAGATTATTTCTTGAAAGGTCAAGTCTCTTCATTTTCAATCAagtaattaattttgatattctCGAGGTGCAGCACATTTATTCTAGGTGACGACAACATCAGCCCAAAAAGTTGCGAGATAAAATacgaagataagatctcctgaccgataaaaattagatcaaaaagtaaatatagagataagatctcctgactggtaaaaattggatcaaaaagTAAGTATGGAGATAAGATTTTTTGGCTGGTAAAAATTGGGTCAAAAGgtaaatatggagataagatctcttgctCGATCAAAAATCGagtcaaaaaataaatatggtgataagatcttctgaccgatgaaaatcggatcaaaagacaagtatggagataagatctcttagtccgtaaaaatcaaaccaaaaatcaaatacggagataagatctcctgaccgATGAAAAATCAGACCAAAAAGTAAAtacagagataagatctcttgctcgatcaaaaattaaatcaaaaaataaatacgatGATAAGATCTCCTGGCCAGATGGAAATCAGACTAAAAAGTAAATGTGGAGATGAGATCTTCTGGTCGGTAAAAAATCGAGTCAAAAAATAAATACGCAGATAAGATCTCTTAACCGATAAAATCCAGTCTCAATGGCAAACATCCCCAAACTGGTGAAAACCCAACCTACAAAGTAAATATGAAGATACTTTTACTTTCTAGTCCGATCGAAAAATTATTATCTCAGACATAGAAAGTGGGGGCCAAAATATTGGTACACTAAACCAGCCCCTAAAACATGTGGCATAATCATATGAGATCAAAGAGATATCAATCTCAAAGTGCCAAGTTACAACAAATCAACTTACCGATAAGCAGATTCAAATCGGTATTTTATCGACCTGAATACGAGACACTCTAATATTCTATGTCTGGGATGACAAGTCTCAGCTGATAAAGGAATATTTAGATTGGATATTTACCGACCTAAATTGTGATGCCTCTTATATCCGAGATGATTATTATGACTAATCTTTATTTCACCTCAATCATCAACCGAAGTGAACTATTATATTGATGGACTTAATCGTCTTGCAAAGGTCCATGGTGGTTTCTGCAATCAAGTCACAGCTGACCATGATCTCATGTACGATTAGCAGATACAGCCAGATATGATCTCATGTCCAGCTCATATGCACAGCTGTACGCTAGCTCACTTACAGATAGCTCTCTAACTACCTAACAAACTTCTATAACAGCCTAACAAATACTGGAACGACCTCCTCAACCTTTCTATAAATAAAGAGCCAAGGATCCTCCATGGGTAAGTTCTGCTCTCTGAAATTAGGGAAGACTCTATCGGTAGAAAACTAGATCAGAATCTTGGCATCTACCCAATCCTTCTCCAATTCTATTCGATTTTTCTTGCTCTTCCACTCTTTTCTACTTCTGTTCTCAAAGCTCGAACTGACTTAAATATCGGAGAGTCAAGAATCGGAGGATCTCCatctaattttttgattgaaTTTGCAGATTGGAGAAATTTTTATCAGATCATGAGGATCATTCCAGTCCACAACTTCAGTCGATTCGATCAGTCTTACTCTAGATTTTGAGCCTTGTAGCAACAGAACGGATTCGGATAGTTAGATTTTAAATGAGTTTGAATATGAATAGGGTAAAATTTATGGATACCCTATTCATTTCCATCCTTAATACTAGGAACGTGACGCATTTGCAACCTAGCCCTTCCAAAGCTTAGTAGAGGGCGAAAGGGTTGCCGTTGCTTCGGAGAATTCTATGATTGAGGAGGCTAAAATATATGCCGGAAGTCTTCTAGAAGACCGTCCATCCACCCGGAACAATAATGAAATCTTACTCTCCAACGGTTACCTGACACGTGGATGATGGTGTTCCTGTCCTTTTTGTTGGACCCTGTCATGAAAAGCCGGCCAAAATGTTGGTGCCACTTCCTAGGTATTCTCTGGAAGTAACCGTCTACGAAGTCTTGGTCACCCACTGTCCTCAGAGCCATCTATAAGGCTGCACCACTTCATGAATGGAATCATCGACTCTTTCTGCTCCatacctcttctttcttctttgtaaTGGCAGAGGAAAGCAAGGAATCTCGGCATCCCCAAGATGGTAAAGCCCCTGTACAGCAAAGTGAGTTGCTTATATCTCTTACTTAATTTTTCCTCTCTTATGTCTCTTCTTATATTGATTGTACTCGAAGGTAACGGTTATCTGGTCGTCTTGCCCCACCAGATGTAATATAAAAATCTCGCACGCACATTACCATAACATCATGAGCATAGGCAGATACCATCAGCAGGGACATCTAGAAatcaaaaaaaagggggaaaaatctAAACACATCTGTTGTaagatctcaagcatatcatgaCAATATtgttatatcaatttttttagttgATTTTAGTCATATCGACTGGATTTTAGTATTCGTTCATTCATTTTTGTCCATGTCGGCTTGATCTCAGTGCCCTATGGGCACTTCCATAACATACACATAAATGTTCAGgagtgaaaaagaaaaacaaatcaACTACTATTTTCTGTTTGGAGAATCAGTTACTACCATCTAGTCACCAATAAAATCAGGGCTTGCCTAATGGAATTTGGAGCTATTGGGCATTAGATTACATTTTCCAAGGTTGTAATTTTGTTTTCCTTCAAATTACTAAAACTACAccatgaagattgttaggatttgacgccttgagattcagcccacattgagcccacagtgaggttcgcggcgaaaaacggagtccaacgagaccaagatcacctgaatcggagctcggatggagaagatacgagctttcgaagatagcatgaaaaccgaggcggcggaggaccgccggcgaccggcggcgggcggcagcggcgcggccgcaggcggcggcgcgcgggacgcgcgtcccaggcccaggcccgcgcgggacgcgcgacccaggcccaggcccgcgcgggacgcgcgacccagcggcctgctggcccttgccccggtccaccgtggaccgggtggtccactgcgcggcctgtggaccgcgtggacgtttcccactcgattctcgcggtccacggccctattccgtggaccggagcgcgatctaagggtccagagagctcccggtgttgatcggacggcttgggacgtgatttggcttgattaaggattcctaatcaccctctaacctatgtttaaggctttaaaaggcctgagacacaaCAGAGAACGAGCGGtttggtttctcgccgccgtacgaaccgaggagagagagagaggcgtgaggcgctgtgagagaaggagcaggaggctcctggacagcggtcgccaggctcttcaggggttcagggggtctccaagagagagagagcttttgtgagggaaacttcatgtgagagagaattgggtgtacaagggttgagggtgaggtctcctcttgtaaaattttcttttcatagtgaagtttgcataccccgtggaggcgagcccttttgtggctgatccacgtattttgattgtttttcttctgttttgtttcttctttcttcctgctgcatcgcgtggtactgaaagggtcttgggaggtggtgtcctggccagacatccacccaacaagtggtatcagagcaaggcggtacaaggacgcagattgcagtggtggtgagcaagactgaagatggagaaaacaggaacaatcaggatggagatcaacaagtttgatggtaagagcaatttctccttgtggcaggcaagggtgaaggacgtgctcatccaacaggggttgatcgaagctctcttgtgcgatgagaaaccgaccaccatggaggtgcgggattggaaacggctacagatgcaggcggtgagtaccatccgcatgtacctggcggatgaggtggtgatccatgtgctgagcgagacttccccgacggtgctgtggtcgaagctcgaggagttgtacatggcaaagtctctcaccaacacacttttcctctggaggcagttttaccaactgcggatgactgagggacagagcgtgcaggagcatctgagccacttccagaagatcctcaccgaccttctcagcgttggcgagaacgttgaggagaagactagggcgctggttttgctggcgtcgcttccttcttcgtacgagtccttggtgactgctcttctagtggggaagagcactatcaagatggacgaggtcaccgcggcgatactccagaacgaggttctcaggagggagaacccagcttcgagctcaggtgtcgatagctcagctttggtggcttctggaggtgcaggaggcggtagacggagcgacaggagatcgcatcgagggcggtctaagtccaggagggacttgagcaaaaccaggtgttaccggtgtgagaagttggggcatctagccagagattgtcctcaactgaaaaatcggacggtggctgctgtagcgacggccggcagcgattcagatggagatgtcctggagatatctgacgaggtatctacttcttcccagcagtggatattagattctgcatgcccctatcatgtgtgttgcagagaggagcagtttgactccctggagaatagtgagagcactgtatatctgccggatggatcgagctgtgcgatcagaggcattgggacggtcagctggaggacacatgatggtgcagtgaggagattgggggaggtccgatacatacccgatttcaggcggaatcttatctcacttagcagactggattcgagaggctacaggacggtagctggtggaggaatcctgagggtgctacgcggtgataggattgtgctggaggggaagaaggggagcagaggacattattacctggcagggagcccagtgcgaggtggagcatcgggagccaggtggagcccagagcgaggtggagctccaggaggcggatcgggcacgagacaggagactcgggaggatgagaggcgacgtcgcaaggtaagattcctattgccgcaggatgatgccccgagcagatctcaggtcaggaggagcacagcatacgacggagatgggatcgagcagcctggctcgactcccatgtttgcccatccatgatcagcaggcgattgccccagggcatgggggcgaggagatccagatgctctcgaagtttggaggaggccgaatatcgagtcgaggtggagattgttaggatttgacgccttgagattcagcccacattgagcccacagtgaggttcgcggcgaaaaacggagtccaacgagaccaagatcacctgaatcggagctcggatggagaagatacgagctttcgaagatagcacgaaaaccgaggcggcggaggaccgccggcgaccggcggcgggcggcagcggcgcggccgcaggcggcggcgcgcgggacgcgcgtcccaggcccaggcccgcgcgggacgcgcgacccaggcccaggcccgcgcgggacgcgcgacccagcggcctgctggcccttgccccggtccaccgtggaccgggtggtccactgcgcggcctgtggaccgcgtggacgtttcccactcgattctcgcggtccacggccctattccgtggaccggagcgcgatctaagggtccagagagctcccggtgttgatcggacggcttgggacgtgatttggcttgattaaggattcctaatcaccctctaacctatgtttaaggctttaaaaggcctgagacacaaCAGAGAACGAGCGGtttggtttctcgccgccgtacgaaccgaggagagagagagaggcgtgaggcgctgtgagagaaggagcaggaggctcctggacagcggtcgccaggctcttcaggggttcagggggtctccaagagagagagagcttttgtgagggaaacttcatgtgagagagaattgggtgtacaagggttgagggtgaggtctcctcttgtaaaattttcttttcatagtgaagtttgcataccccgtggaggcgagcccttttgtggctgatccacgtattttgattgtttttcttctgttttgtttcttctttcttcctgctgcatcgcgtggtactgaaagggtcttgggaggtggtgtcctggccagacatccacccaacaaagaTTGAGGTTAGATATAGCAGTCATGTAAAACTTCTATTGTTCCTAGTTTTATTTTCATTTGtttgaaagaaataaatttttgctaccaaactctctctctctctctctccatacatacatacatacatgcatgcatatatgtatgtatatgcttaTTGAGGGCTAGAAGCCACTTATATTCAAATCCTTGGTTATCATTGGCAAGAAGTAATTTACCTAGCGAAGTGCTCAATGATAATTAAGTGTTTTGCTTTTAAAGTATGAGAATTCATGCAGATGTGTATTTAATTCCATATCAATTATTCATTGGAAAGATACTACATACTTATACAACGTCAAGGAATCCAAACAGTATCTTCCGATCAATCTTTTTAGATAAAATCTTGAATTGTTACCAATAATATTAGAGCTGATCCAGTTCATAGTCTATATCAACTAGAGATATTGCAGCACAGATTCATTGGGACTGATCATAGGCCAATCATGATGTTTATGAATGGATTTGCATAAATTTCTTAAGCGAAAAGAGTATGTGAAGATCAATATGGATATATATTTAGTCTTATATCAGTTATTTATTGAGAAAATTTTGGATAGTTGTATAAGATTaagaaatctaaattatatctccTGATTAGTCTTTTTGAAGGagattttgatttattatataaagattataagatcaaaaaattcaaataatacttTTTGATTACTCTTTTTGAGAGAGATTATGATTTGTCACATGAAGATTATAAAAATAAAAGCAATAGCCAAGTATGACAACACCCCATAATTCAAAagcagatctctctctctctctctctctctctctctctctctctctctctgtttttttttttagggtAGAATTAATCTCAGCTTTAATTTGCATGGTTGGGATGTAATAGTGGCAGAGCAGGACGGTTTCAAGATGAATGCATCACCCAAAGAGGCATGGCCAGATTTGGTAGGGCTTGATGCAGCAGAAGCGGAGAAGAGGATCAAGAACGACCGGCCAGGAATTCGCATCCAAGTGGTTCCACCAGATCACTTTGTGACCATGGATTTTGACGTGGGACGGGTTCGACTCTACATAGATTCCTCTGACAAGATTGCAAAGCTTCCTAGAATTGGGTAGATGGCGTCTCAACTCAACATATTTGTATAATATATGCTATCGTGCACTATTTGTCATGATTACTTGTGCTGGAATGGTCTGCAAAAGATTTGATCTGTTTCTCAAGTTTATTTGCAGGCAACAAGTATAAAGCATTTCTCATGTGTTTTTTAGTTATCTTAAGTAATTATTTTAAGGAGATCCTGGCAACGCATCTAACAGATTGTTTGCACTTTTTATCATTCTTTCCACGGAGTATTCATACAAATTGAGTATGAACATGTACAAAAACGTCAGCAAATAAAATATCACTGAAAGGTCTAGACTTCTTATCTTTCTGAGCTGGAAGTGGGGTTGTGGGAATTTGCACTGACCTACCGTTCTGCTAGAGGAAGCCAAACCAGCCAAATAAATTTGCCTAAGTTTGACTACGTCATCTTCAGTGTTGCAGTCAACTCTCCATTTTTTATCATCGAAAATGAACATATGCAAAATAATATCCATACAAATTGAATTTATATTCGATAAAAATCTTTTGATatttaaatcagaaaaaaaaattgatgaacagaAATTGAATGTAAACAATAACAGAGTTTTGGCCCAGTCTAAGCTTACCAGTCCTATTCCCTTACCcatttttatagatgagattatCGTAACCATCGAACATGAACATGGTCCCGtattttatggcgctaaatcatCAGACCATAATCACGCAGTGGATTGTTAATTTTCACTAATTGCGTCGTGATATGCGGCTGATAACCATTCGTGACGGTTATGGCATGTTGAGCAGATTAGCTGACCATATATCGGTAGAACCGACCATATGTCGATAGAGTCCATGCGTGACCATCAACTAGTAGTTCTGTTATGTCGATGGTTTAAGTCGTCCATTGTTGATCAGTAATAGTCGAATCGTTAGTCGGTCAGTCGATGATAAGTCAGTGCGGTTCGCTCAGTAGGTTGATGAAGAGTCAGAACCACATATTtagccgatgtagagtcggagttgtaTGTCCGGTTGGTCGGCTTTGGTTGAATCGAAGTCGGTAGTCGGTTGACTTGAGTCGGGGGTCGATTGACTTATCCCAACAATTGCTCCCCACTCTCAAGTCTAAGGTGAGTCGACATATATATTACTACGTGATTTGTCACGTTGGACAAAGGaagttattttttatcatatcgaATCTCGATTTTGATGCCATTTTCTTCGAGATATGGGTGATCGGCTATTTTATCATGTTGGCAGGTACAGTTGTCTGTcatattgattggatgatttgatATCAGTTGTCAGTGTCAGACATCGTTTCGAAAAGTCAATTCGacgtcagacgatatgattctgacaagtagatttATTCCACATGTCCGAAAGTTATTGGGTCAGAATTGTTCatgtggatagaggtgacgtggcTCAATCTAGGGTAAGTGCGtcgaaccatccgatcaatggtCGGTCCAGATGTTGCCACGTATCGTCATCTGATAGATCTTCGATTTGaccaccttcttcttcagcttttacgtgtgttgtggtgtagagagggcttctttagtcccacatcggttagaGTCAAGAGAGAGTCTGGTTTATATAGATTAGAATCTTctctcccacgtgaggcaccttttaaaggataaaattgtGAGGCTCTAAATGACTAAGGCCCACTGAAGCCTAAGGCCCACTAAAGTCCAAAGATGGTCACGAGTCAAAGCAAACAATATCTTACGTATGCGGAGATCCGACCCCTTGACCCATAACCGCAACATTGGCGCCGTCTGTGGGAAGCCTCCTATCCATACTCTCTCTTGACCGGAGGGCtgtgttgtggtgtagagagggcttctttagtcccacatcgattagaGTTAAGAGAGAGTATGGTTTATATAGATTAGAATCTTCTCTTCTATGTGAGgcaccttttaaaggacaaaatcgtgaggctctaaatgaccaAGACCCACAGAAGCCTAAGGTCCACTGAAGTCCAAAGATGGTCATGAGCCAAAGCGGACAATATCTTACGTATGCGGAGATCCGACCCCTTGATCCATAACCGCAACATCCAGAACATTAAATTTAAACAATTATTACATAGACCAGAAAGTTGATGCATATTAGGAGGAAAAAAAAGCGTGATTGGGTGGTAGCATCTGAGATGGCTCAAGACACAAACTCTTAATATAAGACCAGCTCGACGCAACATCAGAGTGAGAGATGAGGAGTCAGAAGGGCAATAGCAGGAGAATAGTGTTGGCTAGGAAGCAGAGCGGAAGAAGAGGAGAGCGACAGGGTAATGGGGTTGCGGCAACATCGGAGGACCCATGGTAGTGCAATGGTGGAGATCGAGAAAGGTTACAAGGCTAAAAATTTCTTAGATTTGTTGGGATAGATCCTCGTCATTTAGTCGATTATCAAATCTTTTCGAACTCGAGCCGATCAAAAAATTTACGTCGATTGGGTTATTGCAGCTCAATCTGACTCGGATTAACGAGTCCTGCTTGCTTTGATTTGCACCGACTACTATCATGGACACCCGACCGAGTAAGAGCAGCCTATTCCTAGTCAATATTAGGCCGAGTAGGCTTAACACACCACCCACGGTCGCCAACAATCGACAACACTTAATTTGTAACCGACTTCTTACTTGGTGAATGGCTGACAGgatcggtcctgatattttttagacctgagaccaaataaaaaaatagggtattttctattaaaatttaacatactttaaacattaattatcattgaaaaattaatctacgtgcaataattttctatagatatattcgttaagtagcgtataaaatccatcattaacttatttaattatttttcttgttataatattataaaaagctATCCTTGTACCCCATTGGAACATCAATGCAGGGCCTGGGGCTTGGGGTGGTCGCCCAATTTGACCTACTTCAGGGTCGGCCCAGATGGCCGACTACGCCAATTAATAGCGAGATATTGCCCTCTAAGGGCCTCATTTTGCCGACTCCGATAGTACGTGCCTATGCCAACTAGCTGAGCATCAAATATGGCTGCCACGCTATTCTAACAGGCCACACCAATGTCATATCAATCAGACACCATATTTTGGTCGACTAGTTGCATGCCGTGATGAGATGCTAAGAATTCATTAAATGCGCCCACAAAATCCTTTATTACACCCTACACGTGATAGCGTCCGCCGCCTTGTACGAGCCAAATAGAAGGCACGTCCGCTGATAGCATTTAAAGATGCCCACGCAGCACCATGCTTCACTGTATGATGAGGTATGATTGATATGATCATCTATCTTCTCACCATCCATTTTACTCcctttataaatagaggtaagtaGTGATCCCTCCAGGTACGCATAATATATACAACCTAGAGATTTTGCTACTTTTTTCTCTCAAACCACctcactgacttgagtgtcggagggtcctcATCAGAGTCACCTCTAGcgggacttcctttgcaggtcatcatcttctccgacgtcaAGCGAAGACCAACACCACCGTTTACCAACATCCCCTCGCTCTCACCTTCAGCTTTGACTATGTGCACCTTCTCTGATGATGGCACACCATCTCTCTGCGTTCCACCAGTCCGTATTTAGGGCAGCTAGTCAGCTCCAGACCAACTATCGAAACTGGAGAAAGGCTGCAACAGTTTGGCATGCCAGAAAGGGGAGGTGAccaagtagaaaaaaattttctctcttaagGACCTCCATGGCTTAGATGAGAGCGCAAAATGCTTCTACAGGCTCTGCTCGACGTCTATCCCAGTGTGACATGCCTCCGACAACTCTCGCAGAGCTAAGTGCTTCATGACCGCCGATGATGATAGATCCTGGCTTCGCTGCTCTCGTGCAGCATATAAGAAATCTGACATAGGTCATCTACGGTCTCCAGCAACAGCAACAGCAGCGATCAGAAGAAGTCACACCGCGTGATGCATCTTTCGGGCACAGTCATTGATCGTGATCTTCAATCCACCACTCTACGCAATGCTCCTATCGGGCAAGTTCTCGACCCGCCCGATGGTCACTGCATCCAGAATCTCAACGCTCTTCGCATGCCGACTCCAATGATCGCCAGCTTCATTACCCTCAACAAGCTCCGCACAAGGGGAAGAGACtacgatctccatcaaaatcatcTTCTTCTGGGGAAGGCTCTACCCCAGGCTACTCGCAGTATTCTGATATGTTGCAATAATGGTTGGACGAGTATAACCAAAAATTGAAGGAGTTTGATCGCCACCTAGAACAGCTCCGGACAAACCATCGGGACCCCACCTACAAATTCGGCATCAGTACGAGTCTGCCTTTCTCTCATCagattctcgacgaaccgatccaaGTTGGTTCAAAATACtgcagatggagccatatgacaGCTCCACCGACCCACTCAACCAttttgagagctacaaagctctcatactTTTGCAGGGGGCTTCTGATGCACTCCTCTGCATTGTCTTTCCAGTTACACTTCGAAAATCTTGCAAGTCTGGTATTCTAGACTTCAACTGGGAAGTATCAACTCCTTTGAACAGTTTGAGCAACTGTTTGTGATACACTTCGACACCAACTGAAGAGTATCGTAGACCACCGACAGTCTTTTTTCCATCAAGCAGTAGGATGGAGAATCTCTACATAACTTCGTGGCGCATTTCAACACCGCTAGGCTGAAGGTCAAAAATCTTGACGAATCAACGGCCATCGCAGCCATGAAGCAGGGACTGCGAAGCTCCAAGTTTACCTACTCTCTAGACAAGACACTTCCTTGATCCTACGTCAAACTCCTCAAGTGTGCACAAAAATACATTTATGCCGAGGAGGTTGCGACTAACTGACTCCAGTTCGAGGGCAAGGGCCAAAAGAAAAAGGTGAGGAAGGAAGGAATCTCTGCAGAACCTAGTCAGATCCGCATCGAGAAGAAGGTTCCACCTCCTCGATTAAACCCAAACCTCAAGAACTCCGATAGCAGGTATAACTCATACACTTTTCTAACTATTCTTTGTGTGTAGATTCCCATGAAAATAGAGGGAGAGAACTTCCATCGACGACCCCCATTAATAAAGTCAAAGCCTACATCTCGTGACTGGAAGCACTATTGTCGGTTTCATCATGACCATGGTCATTACACTGAGGAGTGTTGCCAGCTAAAAAATGAAATCGAAGACCTGATAAGATCGGGTTATCTCGAAAAGTACATGCGAGAGCAACCTATGGAGCTGCCTTTCGATGCACCAACACGATCTCACCCCGAAGAGGAGAATCACACTCAACCTATGGCGAACATGATCAATGTGATCTCGATGGGATCGTGACTTCGGGGGGCAAACGACTTCGAAAGCACTGCAAAGTGTCAGCAGGCCGACAATGACATTATCTTTACTAAAGCAGATCTATAAGGAGTCCAGACTCTCTACAATGATGCCGTAGTTGTATCAATGACAATAGCTAACTACGATGTAAAATGAtgtcttgttgataatgaaaattTCACTGATGTGATTTTCTACGACTGTCTTTCTCGAATGCAACTTTCTTCTAATCTTATCAAACTAGTCAACATTCCTTTAGTTGGGTTCACAGGTGACCCAGTCAGGGTGGAAGGTGAGATAGAGCTCCCTGTTATAGCCAGGCAGCCACCTCGGCAGTCGACGGTGCACCTCAATTTTCTTGTAGCCCATGTCCCGTCCG
Proteins encoded in this region:
- the LOC105034372 gene encoding subtilisin inhibitor CLSI-I; protein product: MAEESKESRHPQDGKAPVQQMAEQDGFKMNASPKEAWPDLVGLDAAEAEKRIKNDRPGIRIQVVPPDHFVTMDFDVGRVRLYIDSSDKIAKLPRIG